One window of Tachysurus vachellii isolate PV-2020 chromosome 21, HZAU_Pvac_v1, whole genome shotgun sequence genomic DNA carries:
- the mc5ra gene encoding melanocortin 5a receptor has protein sequence MNFTENISVSPSVWSDPVNSSRDVFAMNVTESPPSRTKSKVCEQLNVTPEVFLILGIISLLENILVICAIVKNKNLHSPMYFFVCSLAVADMLVSVSNAWETIVIYLLSNQQLVAEDHIIRQIDNVFDSMICISVVASMCSLLAIAVDRYVTTFYALRYHNIMTVKRASLIITGIWSFCTGCGIVFIIYSDSTLVIVCLVSMFFIMLVLMASLYTHMFMLARSHVKRIAALPGYNSIHQRTNMKAAVTLTILLGIFIVCWAPFFLHLILMISCPRNLYCMCFMSHFNMYLILIMCNSVIDPLIYAFRSQEMRKTLKEIICCYSLRNVLRWSN, from the coding sequence ATGAACTTCACCGAGAACATCAGTGTCAGTCCCTCTGTGTGGAGCGATCCGGTTAACTCCAGCCGTGACGTCTTCGCCATGAACGTCACCGAATCTCCACCTTCTCGGACAAAATCCAAAGTCTGTGAGCAGCTCAACGTCACCCCTGAGGTCTTCCTCATTCTGGGAATCATCAGCTTGTTGGAGAACATCCTGGTCATCTGTGCCATAGTGAAGAACAAGAACCTGCACTCGCCCATGTACTTCTTTGTGTGCAGTCTGGCAGTGGCGGACATGTTGGTGAGTGTGTCCAACGCATGGGAGACCATCGTCATCTACCTGCTCAGCAACCAACAGCTGGTGGCAGAAGATCACATCATCAGACAAATAGACAACGTCTTTGACTCCATGATCTGCATCTCCGTAGTGGCATCCATGTGCAGCTTGCTGGCCATTGCTGTGGATCGCTACGTCACCACATTCTACGCACTGCGCTACCACAACATCATGACGGTGAAGCGTGCGTCGCTCATCATCACCGGGATTTGGTCCTTTTGCACAGGATGCGGCATCGTGTTCATTATTTACTCAGACAGCACGCTTGTCATCGTGTGCCTGGTGTCCATGTTCTTCATCATGCTGGTGCTCATGGCCtcgctgtacacacacatgttcatgcTGGCTCGCTCGCATGTCAAGCGCATAGCCGCTCTGCCCGGATACAACTCCATCCACCAGAGGACTAACATGAAAGCAGCCGTCACTCTCACCATCCTGCTGGGGATCTTCATCGTGTGCTGGGCGCCATTCTTCCTCCACCTCATCCTTATGATCTCCTGCCCCAGGaacctgtactgtatgtgcttcaTGTCCCACTTCAACATGTACCTCATCCTGATCATGTGCAACTCTGTCATCGACCCGCTCATCTACGCCTTCAGGAGCCAGGAGATGCGCAAGACGCTCAAGGAGATCATCTGCTGCTACAGTCTGAGGAATGTCTTAAGATGGTCCAACTGA